The nucleotide sequence GGTTAATGTATCGTGATTTAAATACTGCATGTTTATGTTGTGCAAATATTCATCATCACAAAAAATATAATTAATTTCGCCGGGTTCTTTACCTTCCGATTCTATAACCGCATCGATCCATTGTTCATAGTCAGACTCATTTTCTAACTGAAAATCGGTTTCGTAATTAAAAATGACCATAATTAAGCATTAAAATACTTGCAAAGTTACAACGAAAGTAAAAAAAGATGTATAAGATTATATTAAAAAATATAAATTATTGATAATCAAATATTTAAATTTAAATTATGGACATAAATAGTTATTTAGATGGTACTAAACAAAAATAAAATAGTTTTTATTGTTAACAACATATTATTATTAAGTAATTAAATTTTAAAATTTTAAAAAAATATTTCTTCTTTATAATGCTTGTTAATATGTAGTATAAGTTTTTGGTAAAGTATTTTAATTTATCACTTATTAAAAGTTGTTAACATTAACTTAATCTATCAATTTACTAAATATCAATGTATTTATAAATTGTTGTTAATATATTTTTACTTTCACTAACAAAAAATACTTAAAAGTTTAGTTGTGAATAAGTGTTTATAACTTGATAAAATGTGTCAATGTATGTGTTGATTATTTTCAATAAAATATGTGATTATTAACAACAATAAACCGTCATAACAAAATTTTACTATTTACAAAGTATTAGTTTTTTAAAGTTATTAACAGTTATTAACACAGGTTATCACTATTTAAAATTTAGTTATAAACAACTATATTTGCTTTTATAAAAATAAACAAAATATGAAAAAAAAGTTTCTAATTGCTTTAATGTTAGTAGGTTCGCTAACAAATGCACAAAAATTAAAAAATGAAAAAGGTGGTTTAGCTGCTTTAAAAAATGAATCTTCGGTAAATGTTAGTTTTAATTATGATAATTTAAAGCTTTTAAAAGAAAATTATAATGAAGAGGAATACATTAGCCGACGTAAAAGCGATTTAAATGAAAAAGAAAATGGAAATGGCGATGCTTGGGTTTCTAAATGGAATGCTGCAAAAGATGGAATTTGGGAACCTAAATTTATTGAATTGTTACTAAAAACAGTTGAAGATATAACTTTTAAAGAAAACAATTTAACAGCTAAATACACCTTAATGGTTGATGCTGTATGGATTTATCCGGGTTGGGATGTTTATATGATGAAACAACCTGCAAAAGTTACTACAAAAATTAAATTGGTAGAAACTGCAAATCCTTCTAATGTGATTTATGAAGTAGATGCTATTGATGCTCCGGGCGATCAGTTTGGAAGTAATTTTAGCAACGAATCGCGTGTGGGCGAAGGTTTTGCTAAAACGGCTAAAACATTAGGTAAAAAGATAAATAAAGAAATAAAATAATAAAAAATGGATTCTTAATCAGGAATCCATTTTATTTTCGCGAATCATATACGCCATATTTTTTATAATGTTCTGGTGCTTAGTAACAAACGGATTGTCTTTATCCCAAACATATCCAGCTAAAACGGCACAAATTTTACGTTTTACATCAGGGTTTTCAGGTCGGTGAAAAAATAATTCCTGCAAATTTCCGGTGTACCATTCTTTCACATAGGTTGTAAAAACATCAATACCGTATTGCATATACTCGGCATATTCTTTTTGCCAATCTACCTTTTCGCCGTTTATTTGTCGCAAAGCCAATTTAGCAGCTAATATACCCGATTCTGTTGCAAAGCAAACGCCCGACGAAAATACAGGATCTAAAAATTCGGTACTGTTTCCTGTTAAGGCATATCCTTCTCCATAAAATTGTGTAACAGCTACAGAATAATTGCTTAATTTAATAGGATCAAACTCAAAGGGAAGATCGCCAAAACGCTCTGTGTAATAATTAGAACGATTAATTGCTTTTCTTAAAGCTTCTGCATTATCATTTGATTCCGATAAACTGTTGATGTAATTGGTTGGTCCTACAATTCCTAAACTGGTATTTCCGTTTGAAAAAGGAATAACCCACAACCAAACTTCGGTTTCTAAAATATCGAATGAAATTTGAGTTTCATCATTGGTTTTTATTAGCCGGTTAACATCTTTAATATGCGAAAAAATAGCTGAATGTGGATCTAAAGAAGATGTAGCTTCTAATTTTAACATTCTTGGTAAAACGCGTCCGTAACCACTGCAGTCAATTACAAATTTTGCATGTATTTGCGAAACGGTTCCATTTTTATCTTTAATGGTAGTTATAGAATCGGTTCTGTGAAATTCCACATTGGTAACTTCAGTTTCAAAAGCAATATCAACACCTTTTCGTTGTAACTCATCGGTCATTGCTTTGTCAAAATCGGCACGCGGAATTTGCCAGGTCCAATCCCATCCTTCACCAAATTTATTGCTGAAATCAAAAATACAATCTTCTTTACCCCTGATAAACCGGGCGTTAGGTTTTTTTTCAAATCCGTAAGAATTTAAAGCTTCAAACAATCCGGCTTCGTCAAAATGATCCATTACGCGGGGTATAAGGCTCTCTCCTACTACAATTCTTGGAAATTTTTGTTTTTCTACAATCTTAATCTTTGCGCCCTGTTTTTGCAAATATCCGGCAGCAACACTTCCACTTGGACCCGCACCAATAATTAGGATATCAACATTTTCTGTTTTCATAGTAAAAAAGATAGTTTAAAATTATATTTTTGCCTTTGTAAAATGATGATTCAAAATTACAAGAAATCAGTCATTTAATACATTTTAATCAAACAATTTTTAATGAAAGTTATTCGCGATTATTTAACGATAAATGATTTTGCTTCGGTTATTTTTAATAATGAAGCTATTACATTAGACGATTTACTTGTAAACCGTGTAGAAAAAAGTTTTAATTTTTTAAAATCGTTTTCTGCAAATAAAGTCATTTACGGTGTTAATACAGGCTTTGGCCCAATGGCGCAATACCGTATTCAGCCTCAAGATCAGTTGCAGTTACAATACAATTTAATTCGAAGTCACTCGTCGGGCACGGGTAATCCGTTATCGCCAATACATGTAAAAGCAGCAATTTTAGCTCGATTAAATACGCTGGCATTAGGAAAATCGGGTGTAAATGTTTCGGTAATTCATTTAATGAAAGAACTAATAAACCGCGATATTACTCCGTTAATTTTTGCTCATGGCGGTGTGGGTGCAAGTGGCGATTTAGTGCAATTGGCTCATTTAGCATTGATACTTATTGGTGAAGGCGAAGTTTTTTACAAAGGCGAACGCAAAGCAACTAAAGAAGTTTTTAAAATAGAAGGTTTACAACCAATTGATGTTAAAATTCGCGAAGGTTTGGCATTGATGAACGGTACATCGGTAATGACCGGAATTGGTATTGTTAATGCGTTGTTAGCAGATAAATTAGTCGATTTTTCTTTACAGGCTTCGTGTATGATTAACGAAATTGTTCAGGCTTATGACGATCATTTGTCGCAAGAATTAAACAATACCAAGTTACATAACGGACAGCAGGTTGTTGCCCAAAAAATGCGCAATCATTTAGCCGACAGTAAATTAACACGAAACCGCCAAGAACATTTGTACAGCGGCGATAATACCGAAGAAATTTTTAAAGAAAAAGTTCAGGAATATTACTCTATTCGTTGTGTACCGCAAATTTTAGGACCAATTTACGACACCGTTTTATCGGTTAAAGATATTTTAGAAAAAGAAATAAATTCGGCAAACGACAATCCGGTGATCGATGTTGAAACAGAACAAGTTTACCACGGCGGAAATTTCCACGGCGATTATGTTTCGTTAGAAATGGACAAGTTAAAACTGGTAATTACCAAAGTTTCTATGTTGGCAGAACGTCAGTTAAATTATTTGCTTAACACTAAAATTAACGAAATATTACCGCCATTTGTCAATTTGGGTAAATTAGGATTTAACTTTGGTATGCAGGGCGTTCAGTTTACGGCAACATCAACCACAGCAGAAAATCAGGCATTGTCAACATCAATGTACATTCACAGTATCCCGAATAATAACGATAATCAAGATATCGTAAGTATGGGAACCAACGCAGCCGTTATGTGCAGTAATGTGATCGAAAATACGTTTGAAGTGTTGGCGATTGAACTAATTACGATTATTCAGGCAATTGATGCGTTGGATTATCAGGATAAATTAAGCAGTTCATCAAAAAAACTGTACAACGAAATTAGAAACATTGTACCCGTTTTTGCAGAAGATATTGTAATGTATCCTTATGTTAACAAGGTTAAGGAATTTTTAAAAAAATAGGT is from Flavobacterium dauae and encodes:
- a CDS encoding HAL/PAL/TAL family ammonia-lyase: MKVIRDYLTINDFASVIFNNEAITLDDLLVNRVEKSFNFLKSFSANKVIYGVNTGFGPMAQYRIQPQDQLQLQYNLIRSHSSGTGNPLSPIHVKAAILARLNTLALGKSGVNVSVIHLMKELINRDITPLIFAHGGVGASGDLVQLAHLALILIGEGEVFYKGERKATKEVFKIEGLQPIDVKIREGLALMNGTSVMTGIGIVNALLADKLVDFSLQASCMINEIVQAYDDHLSQELNNTKLHNGQQVVAQKMRNHLADSKLTRNRQEHLYSGDNTEEIFKEKVQEYYSIRCVPQILGPIYDTVLSVKDILEKEINSANDNPVIDVETEQVYHGGNFHGDYVSLEMDKLKLVITKVSMLAERQLNYLLNTKINEILPPFVNLGKLGFNFGMQGVQFTATSTTAENQALSTSMYIHSIPNNNDNQDIVSMGTNAAVMCSNVIENTFEVLAIELITIIQAIDALDYQDKLSSSSKKLYNEIRNIVPVFAEDIVMYPYVNKVKEFLKK
- a CDS encoding NAD(P)/FAD-dependent oxidoreductase; the encoded protein is MKTENVDILIIGAGPSGSVAAGYLQKQGAKIKIVEKQKFPRIVVGESLIPRVMDHFDEAGLFEALNSYGFEKKPNARFIRGKEDCIFDFSNKFGEGWDWTWQIPRADFDKAMTDELQRKGVDIAFETEVTNVEFHRTDSITTIKDKNGTVSQIHAKFVIDCSGYGRVLPRMLKLEATSSLDPHSAIFSHIKDVNRLIKTNDETQISFDILETEVWLWVIPFSNGNTSLGIVGPTNYINSLSESNDNAEALRKAINRSNYYTERFGDLPFEFDPIKLSNYSVAVTQFYGEGYALTGNSTEFLDPVFSSGVCFATESGILAAKLALRQINGEKVDWQKEYAEYMQYGIDVFTTYVKEWYTGNLQELFFHRPENPDVKRKICAVLAGYVWDKDNPFVTKHQNIIKNMAYMIRENKMDS